The Podarcis muralis chromosome Z, rPodMur119.hap1.1, whole genome shotgun sequence DNA segment TCCATGTAACTATAACATTCCTGCCTATCCTGCTTACAGGAACAGGGTAattagaaataaatataaatgattttttttaaatgaattgaaATGAGGGTCGgaatccccccccctcaaataagGCAGGTATTGGGCGTGGCACGAGGGTGCCCTATTCCGTTCCCTCCCACTGACACCCCGCCCACTAGAAGACCCCCCCGAGGCCCCGCCCCTCCTCCCTCACCCCGCCCCCGCCCTCGCCCCCTCCCTTACGCACCCTCATGCGGAGCTCGTAGCTGGTGTATCTGGCCCGCCCGACGCCCACGGTCTGCGGGTTGAAGATGTCGATCTCCAGGAAGTTGCTGGGCGGCCCGTAGGCGTCCGTCAGGTCCTGCGGCTTCGAGTTGAGGCGCCGCGTGTCGGCCACGGCCGCCTCGGACATAgcggagagggaaggaggggagattCTGGTGGTCAGAGCCGCCTCAGCGGAACGCgccctgccgccgctgccgccagcTTCTCCTCACAGCCGCGGCGCCGCAATACCATGGCGCCGCCCCGGAACCTGCGTGGGGAAGCGCCGCGCCGTGCCCGCCCTGCATAACTCCGGTGGGGATTCATGTTCCGGGGCCCGCCTCCTCCCTCTGACAAGCCGCGCCAGCCCCGCAACGCGCATAAGCAATAACGGGCACATTGGTTAAGCGGCGGAGTTTATGAGTTATCTTCGGCGCGTGGCTGCGCGCCACCGAGCCCTGGAACCTGTATGGCGCAGCAGTGGTCAGTTTATGGTGCGGGGCCGCCGCTAGGTGTCCTACTCCGAGCTCT contains these protein-coding regions:
- the SNX12 gene encoding sorting nexin-12 isoform X2, whose amino-acid sequence is MSEAAVADTRRLNSKPQDLTDAYGPPSNFLEIDIFNPQTVGVGRARYTSYELRMRTNLPIFKLKESCVRRRYSDFEWLKNELERDSKNCWTPAGTERALLTHVPAGGDYR